A region from the Maridesulfovibrio zosterae DSM 11974 genome encodes:
- a CDS encoding LexA family transcriptional regulator, whose product MSKWFDESLERIKKATGTRTQVQLAEILNIRQSSISDAKRRSSIPAEWYVKLYRTHGLNPEWLSDGIEPVYLKPDKGKIAADTILSETTAQYGQIQSRGRIVPVSSMAGEDVSADTWKPQQISELNIPETFYRTSLIVLKVEGSSMEPAIRRDAFAGIDDTQRRLMAGDIYAVHVPHQGVVIRRVFFDPENSRFILRPEDDKHPEQYIAVEDQEKYVVGRVIWVMQDV is encoded by the coding sequence GTGTCAAAATGGTTTGATGAAAGCTTGGAAAGAATTAAAAAGGCTACCGGCACCAGGACTCAAGTTCAGCTTGCCGAAATTCTCAATATACGTCAGTCCAGCATCTCTGATGCAAAAAGGCGGAGCTCTATTCCCGCTGAATGGTATGTCAAACTTTACAGAACTCACGGCCTAAATCCTGAGTGGTTGTCTGACGGGATTGAGCCTGTTTATCTTAAACCGGATAAAGGAAAAATAGCTGCTGATACTATTTTAAGCGAGACAACCGCGCAGTATGGTCAAATCCAGTCCAGAGGCAGGATTGTACCGGTTTCTTCAATGGCCGGAGAAGATGTCAGTGCTGATACATGGAAGCCACAGCAGATTTCTGAACTGAATATACCGGAAACTTTTTACAGAACATCTCTGATCGTACTTAAGGTTGAAGGTTCTTCCATGGAGCCTGCTATCAGGAGAGATGCTTTTGCTGGAATTGATGATACGCAAAGAAGACTCATGGCTGGAGATATTTACGCAGTACATGTTCCTCATCAGGGTGTAGTTATTCGTAGAGTTTTCTTTGATCCTGAAAATTCACGTTTTATTCTGCGCCCTGAAGACGATAAACATCCTGAGCAGTATATTGCTGTTGAAGATCAGGAAAAATATGTCGTAGGACGGGTGATCTGGGTAATGCAGGACGTATAG
- a CDS encoding sensor histidine kinase encodes MENIKKSADVYSDKLADMLGEGVHLSADISPERLLSIKRRIHEKLDDYKDYSFSATEKRALMIFFDLAQEFDTLEDFFAVCTAVPKFLFDYECRLYLAIGPDEFVPVGRTETKGPVCTSIPLEKTYKSGHLFVPIRGNIELVDQLPFKPAGEVIGCFELYEIKNLYPHQSLFFEKYVNRVGFQLHSKLMRRKGQEHLGFVRNLVKDVGHNVIVPNMYFKLFYNRLRDRIENIRLLELEIDKMTPEQIRSSLELMYLGLVSQFNEIHSHYEQTSLFLETLLRRQHFEEGRYIVEKRPCNLLKQIIEPQLERYRSRFEDRGIRLDVSMGGVPDQEVRIIADIGLISQVYANLFSNAVKYTRKATIGDGREDKFTAYGWDIIPDYFKNGWDGLKLNVFTTGTHLPECDREKLFQAGFRSANVGNEYGSGHGLFFVRQVVELHGGEVGYEPHDGGNNFYFILPFGDH; translated from the coding sequence ATGGAAAACATAAAAAAGAGCGCAGACGTATATTCTGATAAACTTGCTGATATGCTTGGGGAAGGAGTACATCTGTCGGCCGATATCAGTCCGGAAAGATTGCTGTCCATTAAGAGGCGTATCCATGAAAAATTGGATGACTATAAGGATTACAGCTTTTCAGCTACAGAGAAGCGAGCTTTAATGATTTTTTTTGATCTAGCTCAAGAATTTGACACACTTGAAGATTTTTTTGCTGTCTGTACTGCTGTTCCAAAATTTTTATTTGATTATGAATGCAGACTTTATCTTGCTATAGGTCCGGACGAGTTTGTTCCTGTGGGGCGTACTGAAACAAAAGGGCCTGTATGCACTTCAATACCTTTGGAAAAAACGTATAAATCGGGACATCTTTTTGTTCCCATTCGCGGTAATATTGAGTTGGTTGATCAGCTTCCATTCAAACCCGCCGGAGAGGTTATCGGTTGTTTTGAATTGTATGAGATTAAAAATCTTTATCCTCATCAGTCTTTATTTTTTGAAAAATATGTCAATCGAGTAGGGTTTCAACTGCACAGTAAGCTGATGCGTCGCAAAGGACAGGAGCATCTTGGTTTTGTTCGAAATCTGGTTAAAGATGTCGGGCATAATGTTATAGTTCCAAATATGTATTTTAAGTTATTTTATAACAGGTTGCGGGATAGAATTGAAAATATACGATTGCTTGAACTGGAGATAGATAAAATGACTCCGGAGCAGATTCGTTCTAGTCTTGAACTAATGTATTTAGGGCTCGTTTCTCAGTTTAATGAAATACACAGCCATTACGAGCAAACCAGCCTTTTTCTGGAAACATTGCTACGGCGCCAACATTTTGAGGAAGGACGATATATAGTTGAAAAGCGGCCGTGTAATCTTTTGAAGCAGATTATTGAGCCTCAATTAGAGCGCTATCGTTCACGTTTTGAAGATCGCGGGATAAGGCTTGATGTCAGTATGGGCGGAGTTCCAGATCAAGAAGTTCGGATTATTGCTGATATCGGCCTTATTTCTCAGGTTTATGCCAACCTCTTTTCCAATGCGGTCAAGTATACTCGGAAAGCGACAATAGGGGACGGCAGGGAAGATAAATTTACAGCTTATGGGTGGGATATAATCCCTGATTATTTTAAAAATGGTTGGGATGGCCTTAAACTTAATGTCTTTACTACCGGTACCCACCTGCCTGAATGTGATCGAGAAAAACTATTTCAGGCCGGATTTCGAAGTGCAAATGTGGGCAATGAGTATGGCTCAGGTCATGGACTCTTCTTTGTCCGTCAGGTTGTAGAGTTGCATGGTGGTGAAGTCGGTTATGAGCCTCATGATGGAGGCAACAATTTTTACTTCATTCTTCCTTTTGGTGATCATTAA
- a CDS encoding adenylate/guanylate cyclase domain-containing protein has product MFIFLASMIVFSVVSYGYIRNSDIALLSAKQLIRQTGSSIGEKTQRIFDTAFMTANTYVSFPEIGEKASLHSHPMSNVFFKFLQENPDFTSVYMGFSDGDFFLISSLRGREAMKKQKHIPDYALWYTQTIGHLPDGTRYELTKYLDKGLCIIGSQSSINVKYDPRNRSWFKNAETTDVAVLSDVYVFALAEEPGLTVSKRFDSEVSGVLGVDLSLANISNFMKKEQVGKECEIIIFENSGELYGYQDLEKLTSSIYWNSDKTIKTVTVSGLKKNVLNSLVRSTKENNINDFQTQHLVVDDVSYISLIDPLPTEYGKKLFLAIAVPERFFTGPIAIIGKQTLLVSLGILIIFLPIIFIAAKRLSLPLKILTEEVKKIQDFKLETPIMIKSNIIEIRDLSNATETMRETLNAFGSYIPRPLVESMIVNKITPKLGGRRQRLTIMFTDIQDFTSISENMSPEKLMRSITSYLKTMGQAVLNNDGTIDKYIGDSIMAFWNAPVANTLHAQLSCLAALQCRDLLKKFNSECKNNNEPVLLTRFGIHTGDAIVGNIGSSDRMDYTAIGASVNIASRLEGLNKFFGTEILVSETTMKETGDIFQFRFAGKVVPKGTSVALGVYELLGTRCDSSKEFEPYAVAPLVVTQVNEWEFAFAALLRGEFYKSASALSSYIEKYGPDSLVNYYLTLAQKYVSNPPDESWLGEIVFDAK; this is encoded by the coding sequence ATGTTTATTTTCCTTGCAAGTATGATTGTATTTAGTGTTGTTTCATACGGATATATAAGAAACTCAGACATTGCCCTCTTATCTGCAAAACAACTGATACGGCAGACAGGTTCATCAATCGGAGAAAAAACGCAACGTATATTTGATACTGCTTTTATGACAGCCAATACCTATGTTTCGTTCCCCGAAATTGGGGAGAAAGCATCACTTCACTCACACCCGATGAGCAATGTTTTTTTTAAATTTTTACAAGAAAATCCTGATTTTACTTCTGTCTACATGGGTTTCTCTGACGGTGACTTTTTTCTTATCTCATCTCTACGGGGGCGGGAAGCTATGAAAAAACAAAAACATATTCCTGATTATGCGCTCTGGTATACTCAGACAATAGGTCACCTTCCTGACGGGACCAGATATGAACTGACCAAATACCTTGATAAAGGGCTTTGTATTATAGGATCTCAATCCAGTATAAATGTAAAATATGACCCGAGAAATAGATCTTGGTTTAAAAATGCAGAAACTACAGATGTAGCAGTTTTAAGTGATGTATACGTCTTTGCACTCGCGGAAGAGCCGGGACTGACAGTATCAAAGCGCTTTGACAGTGAAGTGTCAGGAGTGCTTGGAGTAGATTTATCCTTGGCAAATATATCAAACTTCATGAAGAAAGAACAAGTCGGCAAGGAATGTGAAATAATAATTTTTGAAAATTCTGGAGAATTATACGGCTATCAAGATCTTGAGAAGCTTACTTCCAGTATATACTGGAATAGTGACAAAACAATAAAAACAGTTACTGTATCAGGCCTTAAAAAGAATGTTCTCAACTCACTGGTAAGAAGTACAAAAGAAAATAATATAAATGATTTTCAAACTCAGCATCTTGTAGTAGACGATGTTTCCTATATATCTCTGATCGACCCCCTTCCTACAGAATACGGTAAAAAGCTGTTTCTTGCCATCGCCGTTCCTGAAAGATTCTTTACTGGCCCTATTGCAATAATAGGAAAACAAACTCTTCTTGTTTCCCTTGGTATATTAATTATATTTCTCCCTATTATCTTTATTGCAGCCAAAAGACTTAGTCTTCCCCTAAAAATATTAACTGAAGAAGTTAAGAAAATTCAAGACTTTAAGCTTGAGACACCGATAATGATCAAATCAAATATAATTGAAATACGAGATCTTTCCAATGCAACAGAAACAATGCGGGAGACCCTCAATGCATTCGGAAGTTATATCCCCAGACCGCTGGTTGAATCTATGATAGTAAACAAAATCACTCCTAAACTTGGGGGAAGAAGGCAACGACTTACCATCATGTTCACCGACATACAGGATTTTACATCCATCTCTGAAAATATGTCTCCGGAAAAACTTATGCGGAGCATCACCAGCTACCTGAAAACAATGGGGCAAGCTGTTTTAAATAACGATGGAACAATTGATAAGTATATAGGTGACTCCATCATGGCCTTCTGGAATGCTCCGGTAGCAAATACTTTACACGCTCAATTGAGCTGCCTGGCAGCATTACAATGCCGTGACCTACTGAAAAAATTTAATTCTGAATGCAAAAACAATAATGAACCTGTGTTATTAACAAGATTTGGGATTCATACAGGGGATGCAATTGTCGGAAATATTGGGTCATCTGACAGAATGGATTATACAGCCATCGGAGCATCCGTAAATATTGCCTCCCGTTTGGAAGGCCTGAATAAATTCTTCGGGACTGAAATTCTGGTAAGTGAAACCACCATGAAAGAAACAGGAGATATCTTCCAATTTCGTTTTGCGGGGAAGGTCGTTCCTAAAGGGACATCTGTAGCGCTCGGAGTATATGAACTACTTGGTACGCGGTGCGATTCTTCAAAAGAGTTTGAACCATACGCAGTTGCTCCTTTAGTGGTAACACAAGTGAATGAATGGGAATTTGCCTTTGCAGCATTACTACGTGGCGAGTTTTATAAATCAGCCTCAGCCCTGTCCTCATACATTGAAAAGTATGGTCCGGATTCACTGGTTAACTACTACCTGACTCTAGCACAAAAATATGTATCCAATCCGCCAGATGAGTCCTGGTTGGGGGAGATAGTTTTCGATGCAAAATAA
- a CDS encoding ABC transporter substrate-binding protein yields the protein MQNKKRFFRTFYAIRMVTICILLTCSLAKTSYASTSIVFWTTEIEPSRQAVIKYLAQAFMIFNPDISISIRGVEENNIAKVLKQAIKSHESPDVISCASDLIISFCYNGWMNCPGTKLVINNIGKNIFFPGALNKLQLSNKEYCGIPFNGWVQGIWYRRDWFKKNGLDPPDSWENILKAAKTLHKPEIGQYGILIGTRSDAYAEQIFTHLALSAGVKEFSKNGEVTFDSPETVKTLKFYKELSSYSPPGPQWWRGRDYYLQGKLAMMFYSTFIMDDLAIPSIAANSLTGDNFNELTGAEYDYSLLKNTGMISSIKGTRKAGFGVVHALGLLKSGNRNKEAAAARFVNFLFRKDAYITWLHMVPGGMLPVLKGITEDDAFYRDAQGVFHKYSRQRAKAIVSGFDSLKSFSFTDGVLIPKAAHSSAECIIMNMVDEALNKNIPIKQAVSNAALKMKKISAAR from the coding sequence ATGCAAAATAAAAAAAGATTCTTTAGAACATTTTATGCAATACGAATGGTTACAATATGTATTTTACTTACATGCAGTCTTGCCAAGACCTCATATGCCTCAACATCAATCGTTTTCTGGACAACAGAAATTGAACCATCAAGACAGGCTGTTATCAAATATCTGGCCCAGGCTTTCATGATCTTTAATCCAGATATTAGTATCAGCATCAGAGGAGTTGAAGAAAACAATATCGCAAAGGTCTTGAAGCAGGCTATAAAGTCACACGAAAGCCCTGATGTAATCAGCTGTGCATCTGACCTGATCATATCTTTTTGCTATAATGGATGGATGAATTGTCCCGGAACAAAACTTGTTATTAATAATATAGGTAAAAATATTTTTTTTCCCGGAGCTTTAAACAAGCTTCAACTTTCTAACAAAGAGTACTGTGGCATTCCTTTCAATGGCTGGGTGCAAGGAATTTGGTACCGCAGAGACTGGTTTAAAAAAAATGGTTTAGACCCCCCAGATAGCTGGGAAAATATTTTAAAGGCAGCAAAGACACTACATAAGCCGGAAATAGGACAATACGGAATACTAATCGGCACCCGAAGTGATGCATATGCAGAACAAATTTTTACCCACCTTGCACTTTCAGCTGGAGTGAAAGAATTTTCTAAAAATGGAGAAGTGACCTTTGACTCACCGGAAACAGTCAAAACTTTAAAATTTTACAAAGAATTATCAAGTTACTCACCCCCAGGGCCACAATGGTGGAGAGGAAGGGATTATTATCTTCAGGGCAAACTTGCCATGATGTTCTACTCTACTTTCATCATGGATGACCTTGCAATTCCTTCAATCGCAGCCAACTCACTTACGGGAGATAATTTCAATGAATTGACCGGAGCAGAATATGATTACAGTTTACTAAAAAATACAGGGATGATCTCAAGCATAAAAGGGACACGTAAAGCCGGATTCGGAGTTGTTCATGCCTTGGGACTCCTAAAAAGCGGTAATAGAAATAAAGAAGCGGCAGCGGCAAGATTCGTGAATTTCCTTTTCAGAAAGGATGCATACATAACATGGCTGCACATGGTCCCAGGAGGAATGCTGCCTGTATTGAAAGGTATTACAGAAGATGATGCATTTTACAGAGATGCTCAGGGTGTTTTCCATAAATATTCGCGGCAGCGGGCTAAAGCAATAGTTTCCGGTTTTGACTCGCTGAAAAGCTTCAGTTTTACTGATGGAGTGCTTATTCCCAAGGCTGCCCACTCATCAGCAGAATGCATAATAATGAATATGGTCGACGAAGCCTTGAATAAAAATATACCAATTAAGCAAGCCGTATCAAATGCTGCTCTAAAAATGAAAAAGATATCTGCCGCACGGTAA